From the genome of Novipirellula aureliae, one region includes:
- the serC gene encoding 3-phosphoserine/phosphohydroxythreonine transaminase, which translates to MSATATSQRVFNFSAGPAVMPVSVLRELQEELIEFPGAGSSLMELSHRGQVFVDVLHDAQDTIRSLYGISDDYEVLFLQGGAALQFSMIPANLIRGNDKTAQYLVTGSWGKKAVGEARKEGKVEVLYDAKESGYNHVPSSGDYAASDDAAYLYYCSNETIQGVQFAEEPSCPAGVPLICDASSDILSRPLDIKKYGLLYACAQKNAGPAGVTVVIIRKDLLDHAPDNLAGYLTYKNHAENDSEWNTPPTFAIWALGKVAHWLADDIGGLEAMQKLNERKAKLLYDSIDANSGFYAGHARRDCRSRMNVTFNLPSDELLNKFVKEAATHDLASLKGHRSIGGIRASIYNAMPIEGAETLAKFMNDFAAKNG; encoded by the coding sequence ATGAGTGCCACCGCGACTTCCCAGCGTGTATTTAACTTTTCTGCTGGACCTGCCGTGATGCCTGTCTCGGTGCTAAGGGAACTGCAAGAAGAATTGATTGAGTTTCCGGGGGCTGGGTCCTCCCTTATGGAGCTAAGCCACCGAGGCCAAGTATTTGTCGACGTGCTTCACGATGCTCAGGACACGATTCGTTCGCTTTACGGAATTAGCGACGATTATGAGGTGCTGTTTTTGCAGGGCGGTGCCGCACTGCAGTTTTCGATGATCCCCGCCAACCTGATTCGAGGCAACGACAAGACGGCTCAGTATCTCGTAACCGGGTCGTGGGGCAAAAAAGCAGTCGGCGAAGCGAGAAAGGAAGGCAAGGTCGAAGTTCTCTACGACGCCAAGGAATCGGGCTACAACCACGTTCCGAGCAGCGGTGATTACGCTGCTTCCGACGATGCCGCCTATTTGTACTACTGCAGTAACGAAACGATTCAAGGGGTTCAGTTTGCGGAAGAACCTTCCTGCCCTGCGGGGGTCCCGCTGATTTGTGATGCATCGAGCGACATTTTGTCGCGGCCATTGGATATCAAAAAATACGGCCTGCTTTATGCTTGTGCTCAGAAGAATGCTGGACCGGCAGGCGTGACGGTGGTCATTATCCGCAAAGACCTGCTCGATCATGCTCCCGATAATTTGGCCGGATACTTGACTTACAAGAACCATGCCGAGAACGATTCCGAATGGAACACGCCGCCGACGTTCGCCATTTGGGCACTCGGAAAGGTCGCTCATTGGTTGGCCGACGACATTGGCGGGCTCGAGGCGATGCAAAAACTCAACGAACGAAAGGCGAAGTTGCTTTACGATTCGATCGATGCGAACTCGGGTTTTTATGCGGGCCATGCTCGCCGCGACTGTCGCTCAAGGATGAATGTCACATTCAATTTACCTAGTGACGAACTGTTAAACAAGTTTGTCAAGGAAGCGGCGACTCATGATTTGGCATCGCTGAAGGGTCACCGCAGTATCGGCGGCATTCGAGCGAGCATCTACAACGCAATGCCGATCGAGGGTGCTGAAACCTTGGCCAAGTTTATGAACGACTTCGCAGCCAAGAATGGCTAG